A window of Nonomuraea angiospora genomic DNA:
GATCGCCCTGACCCCGTGTGTTCAGCACCGAAGTGAGCGATCGTCACGGCCTAAGCTAAGCAAGATGCACTCCTACGAACATAGGAATACCCTGTCTGGCATGCTCAAGCGTTTCCTTTACCTGGACGAGCCCAAGCTCGCCGACTATGTAAGCGCCCTCGAAGGAGGGTTGCGTAGCTCTCGCGAGCTGAAAAGCACGCGTGGAGGAAAGAAGGATGCCGGCATTGACGTCAAGGCAGCGAAGGGTGGCATTGAACGGTCGGAACAAAATGAGGAAACACTCTCACTCACAGATACGCCACATGCACGTTTCGAACGCCTACTAGAACTCGCAACCGCTGCTCCCGAGGCAAGCGGGTGGATCGAAGTACTGGATACAAGCCACGGCCTTCAGGACGCTGGGTTCGGAGCGATGATAAGCGTTGAGTGCGACGCCTACATTCCAGAGATCATTAAGGCTTTGGCTCCGCAAGGCGGCCTTGCGGATACCCTAGATCAAATAGAGACCTTCCTGCCGTACGCCGCAACGTTCAATCTCGATGTCTCCGGACTTCCTTCAAGGGAAGAAATAGAAGCCATCAAGGGGGCATCTCAGCTATTCGGTGGAAAACTCGTCGTTGTTGGTGAGCTTGACGATGCAGATTGGCAGATCGCCGGACAACTAGACGCTACCAACATTCGTGATCCTGAGATTGAAGGGCGAGTTATTATCGTTGGGAAGATAACAAAGAAGTGGAGCGCCGGGCAGTGGAAGCCTCTTCTTGCTCTGCCGGGGACATCTCTTCTCCCACGCAACCAGCGTCGCGTTCTAGAGCGCAAGCCTCCAGAGGAGGGCCACGAGGACCAGTACCTGGAAGGTCCAGCAGTCATGATCGAGGTCCTCGCTATCTACCGATAGTCTCTACCGGCTTTGATCTATATCGACTGGACGCAAGTTTGCGTCCGATTGTGCGCCGGGGTGGCCGGGCGGGACCGGCCCGGAGAGGCCGCACGCCCGCCCGGACCACCCCGGCCGCCCGCCGCTCATCGGGCGGCGGCTTGAAACCGTAGAGAAAGTTCTCATCCGCGAACGCATGACCTCAAATGATCTTGATGTATCCAGGCGGAAGTCTCCGCGGTAGACGTCCGTTTCTGTCAATCCCGGCCGGAGGCATGGGTTCGCTCGCGCACGTGGCTACCGTGCGCGCCCTTCGAGTAGGGCGTGCCACGTGGCATACCCCTCTCGCGTGCTCATGCGGTGGGTCTCGAAGGCCTTTCTGGAGTTCGGCTTGGTACGCCTAAGGAACGCTTGGCCGCCGCTGGCGCACAGTTCGTAAATGACGCCATCGCAGTGGCAGGTCCAGAGGAGTGTCCTGCGCCGTGGCTCTTTGCGGGCAGTGAGCCATACGAGCCGTGTGCAGTTCGGTTGCGGCTCGGGCAGGTGGGGAGACAGGCAGTCGTTCATGCGGCTTGGCCGGCGGGGGCGAGCGGGATTAGGGCCCAGACTGTGCGGCCGACTTCGTCTCCTTGGACACCCCAACGCGTGGTCAGGGTCTCCACTAGGTGGAGGCCGCGTCCGCTCAGGTCGTCGTTTTCGGCTTGGCGCAGATGTGGGGCGGTGGGGCCGCCTTCGTCGAGGACGGCGAGGATCAGGAGAGTGCTGCCCGCGTGGAGGGTGACGCCGAATCGGCCACCGGGAAGTCCACTTCGGGTGTGGCGGATGGCGTTGGTGGCCAGCTCGGACACGACCAGTTGGGCGATGTCGGTCTCGGGGCGGTCGCCCAGGTAGTCGGTGACGAACTGGCGTGCCTCGCGGATCTGGGGTCTGGTGCCGGGAAAGTTGCGACACCACCGGTGGATCTCTTTGGGGCTGTTCAGCGTTGGGGACATCGCCGCTTCCTCGCGTTCGTGCAGGTCAAAGCACTGCCAACCGCTATCAGTACTTAAAGTACTAGTGCTATACTTCAAGTACAAGCGACTTGATGTACTTGCGCCGCACAATAAGTACTGGTCGAGTAAAGACAGCGAGATCCCAGACCGTGACGGCGAGCCAGGAGGGCGTACATGTTCGGACTAATGGTTCGATTCACCTGCAAGGACGAGGACAGCGCTGCGGCGTTCGACACCCTCGTCGGTGAGACAATCGAGGCGATCCGCCAGCACGAGCCGGGAACAATCGTGTACGCCTCACACCAGGTGGACGGCCAGCCGCTCCAGCGGATCTTCTACGAGCTGTACCGGGACCGAGACGCCTTCGACGCCCACGAGCAGACCGAGCACACCAGGCGCTTCCTGGCGGCTCGCGATGAGCTGCTGGCCTCGGTCGAGGTCGACTGGCTGAGACTGCAGAGCGGAAAGGGCACGACGTCGTGAGCATGGAGTATCAGCGGGCGCTCGGACGGCGTATCGCCCAGGAACGCAAGCGGCGTGGCCTGTCGCAGGCCGAGCTGGCCCGGTTGGTGGATCGATCGGTGGCGTGGATCTCGCAGGTAGAGCGGGGCGTGCGCAAGGTCGATCGCATGTCCGTGCTGGAGAAGGTCGCCGAGACGCTGGATGTGCCGCTGTCGGAGCTGGCCGCCGAGGCGCCTGTGGTCGCGGCTACCAATGAGGAGATGCCGGGGACGGCCGGGTTGCGGCTGGTGTTGTCCGGCGCCCATTCGCTGCAGGCCATGTTGCACGCCACGCCGGTGCCTGCCACAGATCAGCTCAAGCCGCGGGTGGATCACGCATGGGAGCTGGCGCATGAGAGCCGCTACGTCGAGCTGACGGAGCTGTTGCGCGGGCTCGTGCCGACCCTGGAGAGCGCGGTGCGGTCCGCACCCGCAGACCGGCAGGCCGAGCTGTTCGAGCTGCTGGCGGTGACGTATCAGGCGTGTTCGGCGTCACTGGCCAAGCTGGGTGAACCGGAGGCGGCGTGGATCGCGGCGGATCGCGCCATCGGCGCGGCTGAGCGAGCGGGCAATCCGTTGATGATGGCGGCCGGGGCGTTCCGGCTGGGCTTCGTGTTCCTAGGAGCGCGTCACTTCGACCAGGTGGAGGAGACGGCGCGCACGGCCGCTGAGGCGCTGTGGTTCCTGACCGATCAAGGCAATCTGGAGGCGATGTCGCTGTGGGGTGGGCTCACCTTGCAGCGGGCAGTGGCGGCTTCGCGGCTGAATCAGGCCGACGTGGCGTACGGGCACCTGTCGCGGGCCCGTGAGATGGCGGCGCGGGTTGGCGAGGGGCGCAACGACTACAACACCGAGTTCGGGCCGGCCAACGTAGCGCTGCATGAGGTGGCCGTGGCGGTGGAGGTGGGCGACGCCGGGCATGCGCTGCGTGTCGGTGCCGCGGTGGATGCCTCGACGCTGTCGTTGGAGCGGCGGGCGCGGCTGGCGGTGGATCTCGCGCGGGCGCATGCGCAGCGTCGTCAGGTGGATGAGGCGATGGCTCAGTTGTTGGAGGCCGAGAGCATCACGCCTGAGCAGGTCCGTAACCATCGGGTCGTGCGGCAGCTCGTGTCCGACCTACTGTCGATGCAGGATCCGACGTCGTCTGAGCTGCGGGAACTGGCCGATCGAGTGGGGGCGTAGAAAAAGTACGTGCACACGTACTCTAAGTACTAGCGATTACTCTCAGTATCAGGTAGCGTTCGTGTTGTAGCTGGAACTCTCCGTAATCGGAGGGTGGCAGCCCAGCACGAACGCTCTTCGCGTTTCAGGGGTGGATCAAGGAGGTCCGCTCACGAAAGGCGGAGAGAAGGCCACACATGAAAGTGGCCTGAGCGGGAGACCCGCCCAGGCCGGATGCGTTAGCACCCTAGTTGGCGCTTCGATGCTATCGCGTCCGAGCTGACGGCACGGTCTCCCTCGTCCTGAAACGCCTGATCAACAGGCTGACGAGAGGTGTATTCGCCATGCGTACCGTCCCCATCCCCGTGGACGTCAGCAAGCTCAGCATCACCTGCGTGAAGGCCCCGCGCCCTCGCGTGCTCAACAAGGACACCGGCGAGATCAAGACCGACAAGAACGGCAACACCGTCTACGAGGTCACCGTCTCCGTGGAAGACGAGTTCGGCCGGATCGAACTCGTCAAGATCGGCATCACGGGTGAGCCGCCCATCAAGGCCGGCGACGCCGTCAACGCGGTCGGGCTGCTCGGCTACGTCTGGGAGATCGCCGGACGCTGGGGCATCTCCTACCGGGCCACCGCCCTGCTCCCGCAGCAGGAGGCCACCGGTGTCTGACCAGCTCTACACGGTGCTCGGAGTCCTGGTCGCCCTCGCGGCCGGGCTCTGGGCCTGGCACCGCTGGCACTACCGCTCCTTCTGGCTCTTCATCGGCTTCCCGATCACGGCCATCAGCATCCGGGCGTCCTGGCGCAAGGTCGCCCTCGGCTGCAACCTGACCAAGAAGCGGCAGCGCTTCTGGTTCACCACCGTCCCCGGCCTGGTCGCCTCGACCGGCGTCGTCCGCGTCGGGCGCAAGTGGCAGCGCATCGCCGTGGACACCAAGCCGTTCATGTGGCTACCGCTCCCGACCCGCTACGGCTGGCGCGTCACCCTGCACACCCTGGAAGGACAGATCCCGGCCGACTACGCCGACGTCGCCGAACGACTGGCGCACTCCTGGGGCGTGCATGCCGTGCGCGTCTCCTCCGACAAGCCCGGCCGGGTCCGTGTGGCCGCCACCGTCCGTGACCCGCTGGTCAAGGTGGACGAACTCCCGCCGTCCGCCGAACTGCTCAAGGTCACCGTGGGACGGCTGGAGACCGGTACGCCGTGGGTCATCGACTTCCGCACCGTGCCGCACTGGCTGAACGCAGGAGCGACGCAATCCGGCAAGTCCAACCTTGCCAACGCGCTCATCGTGGGCCTGGCCCCGCAACCGGTCGCCCTGGTCGGCTTCGACCTCAAGGGCGGCGTGGAGTTCACTCCGTACGCGCCGCGGCTGTCCGCGCTGGCCACCACGCGAGCGGAGTGCGGTGGGCTGCTGGATGACCTGGTGGCGCTCATGACGGACCGGATGGGCGTGTGCCGGATGGCCTCGGCCCGCAACATCTGGCAGCTCCCGCCCGGCATGCGGCCGGTGCCCGTCGTGGTCCTGGTCGACGAGCTGGCCGAGCTGTACCTGATGGCTGATAAGTCGGAGAAGGACGAGATCGCCAAGACCTCGACCGCACTGCTCCGGGTCGCCCAGCTCGGTCGAGCGTTCGGCATCTACCTGTTCTGCTGCGGCCAGCGCATCGGCTCAGACCTCGGCCCCGGCGTCACTGCGCTCCGGGCCCAGTGCTCCGGACGGATCTGCCACCGGGTCAACGACCCCGAGACCGCCACCATGACCCTCGGCGACCTCGACCCCGCCGCCCTCGACTCAGCACGGGCCATCGCCGCCGAGACGCCAGGCGTCGCCATCGTCGCCTCACAAGACGGCCAGTGGTACCGCGCCCGGTCCTTCTACGTCAGCGAACAAGCGGCCGAACACGCCGCCCGCATCTACGCCAACCAGGCACCGACCTGGGCCGACGTGATGACCGCTCAACCCATGGAGACGCCCGACCAGCAGACGGCCTGAAACGGCACCGAAAGGGGGTCGAGATGCGCCACATCACCGCCTGGCTGCTCAACACCGGTCCCGTCCTCGTCCTGGCCCTCATCGCAGGAGCAGGCTCATTCACCCACATCCGCGACACCGCCAGCCAGCACGGCCAGACCGGCTGGATGGCCTGGGCCGTGGCCGTCTGCATCGACCTGACCTGCGTCATGGCCGCCCGCGAACGCCAACGCGACAAGAAGACCGGCCGAACCCAACGCGGACTGATCTCCTGGCCCGTCCTCGTCCTGACCGGAGGCATTGTCCTGTCCCTGGCCGCCAACCTCGCCCAAGCCACACCGACCGTCTGGGGCTGGATCACCGCCGCCACCCCGGCCGGCGCCTTCCTCGTCGCGGTCTCCATGCTCGAACGCCGCGCCACTACCCGTACCGACACACCGAAGGACGTCCCGCAGACGTCCTCACCAACCGCGCAGACGTCCCAAGCCGTCTCCGGGGAGTCCCGGCACGTCCCGCACGCTGACCGTCCTGCCCTGACTCCGGCCCACGAAGTCGATCACCAGCACGACGCTCCCGCGCCCGATCCGGCCCTCGTGGCCTACGCCCGCCGCGTCGCCTACGAGCACCACTCCAAGCGCGGCAGCCCGATCACCTCAGACCTCATCCGCGCCCGACTGGGCGTGTCCGACCAACTCGCTGCTGACCTCCTTCACATCCTGCAGCCCGCCCATAGCCAGTGAAAGGAACGCCCTCGATGTCCACCAGCCACTCACGGCCCGCGTTCGTAGCTGGACTCCGCGCCCTGGCCGACCTGCTCGAAGCTCGCCCCGAGATCCCCACGCCTTGGGGCACGACCGTGCACCACTTCGTGCCCGACGCCCAGGACGCGGAGATGCGCGCCGAACTCGACCGCCTGGCCGCCCTGCTCGGCAGCCACATCGACGGGGCGGACGGCCACTACACGACCACGCTGTTCTTCGGCCCGATCGAGTATCGCGCCGTGGCGATCCTGGCCGAGTCCCGCGCCCGCTACGCCGCCCATGACAGCTACCGCGGCTGCGTCATGCCCGACAGCCCGCACGAAGACCGATGACCATGGACGCCACGCTCGCCCACTACCGCTGCTGCACCTGCAACGGCACCGGCCTTACCGACGACCAGACCTGCGCCGACTGCAACGGCAGCGGCATCGACAACCACGGCGCATAGCCGCAAGTGCCCCGGCCTGGCCACACATCCGCCAAGATCCGCGCCAGGCCGGGGGCCATCCACACCAGAGTCACTGGATAGGACAGGACCCATCTTGCTCCACCTTGCTCACAGCCACGCCGTGGCTGGAATGATCCACCGGCTCAACCAACCCGACTACGACCGCTGGGCCAGCCAGATCAAGCGCACCGGCGGCTGCCGTCAGCCCATCCACCTGCACGGCAAAGTCGAACACTACGACCAGGCCACCGGCCAACTCCTACACCGCTACAGCACCACCACCGAACCCAACGGCGTCCTACGCGTCCCGTGCAAGACCCGCCGCGCCTCCCGCTGTCCGGCCTGTGCCGAGGTCTATCGCGCCGACACCTACCAGCTCGTCCGTGCCGGCCTCGTGGGCGGCAAGGGCGTGCCCGACACGGTCAGCGCACACCCATGTTTGTTCGTCACGCTCACCGCACCCTCCTTCGGAGCTGTCCACGTGCGGCGGGAGAAGAACGGCAAGGTCTTGCCCTGCCACGCCCGCCGTGACGCCCAGACTTGCCCGCACGGACAGGTCATGTCCTGCACCGACCGGCACGGCACCGGCGATCCACGCCTCGGAGAGCCACTGTGTCCGGAGTGCTACGACTACGACGGCTCGGTCCTGTTCAACGCCATCAGCCCAGAACTGTGGCGGCGCTTCACGCTCGCCCTCCGTCGCCGCTTCGCCAAGCTAAACGGCCTGACCGTCAAGGCCCTACGCGAACACGTCAGCATCGCCTTCGCCAAGGTCGCCGAATACCAGCGCCGCGGCGTCGTCCACTTCCACGCCGTCATCCGGCTCGACGGACCCGACGGCCCCAACTCACCACCACCCACCTGGGCAACAGCCGACGCCCTGGCCCAAGCCGCCCAACACGCTGCCACAGTCGTGACAGCAGAGATCAAGCCACAGCACCGCACCTTCCAGTGGGGCACACAGCTCGACGTCCGCCGCATCACCATGGACGGCGACCTCACCGAACAAGCCGTCGCCGCCTACATCGCCAAGTACGCCACCAAAGCCGCCGAATGCGTCGGCACCCTGGACCGCCGCATCCAACCCCTCGACAACCTCGACGCCCTACCCATCCGTGACCACGCCCGACGCCTGATCGCCGCCTGCATGCGCCTGGGCGAACATCCCGGCCTGGCCGACCTGAGACTCACCCACTGGGCACACATGCTCGGCTTCCGCGGCCACTTCTCCACCAAGAGCCGCCGCTACTCCACCACGCTCGGTGCACTCCGCGCAGCACGAGAAGAGCACATGCGCACCGAGCAGGTCACCACCGGACGGCTCCCGCTCTTCGACGAGGACACCGTCCTGGTCATCGCCCACTGGACCTACGCCGGACAGGGCTTCTCTGCTGGCGACCAGCTCCTTGCCGCCGCTCTAACCGGCACACCGCTCACAGATCCCGTTCGACCGGAGGCCGCACATGAATGACCTCGTGCTGACCGTCGACGAGGCCGCCGCGCGGCTCCGCGTCAGCCGGTGGACCCTCTACACCCTGATCCGCTCCAACCAACTCCGAAGCTTCAAGGTCGGCCGTCGCCGCCTCATCGAAGTCGAGGCCCTGACCGAGTGCATCAAGACCCTGGCGGAGGTGGCCTGATGGCGAAGACGACACTCAGCACGCCCGAGGAAGAGCCCAAGCGCCGTACCGGCCGCCGGATTCGCAAGCGCTCCAACGGCGAGGGAAGCATCTGGCCACGCAAAGATGGCCGCTACGGCTACGCCGCCTTCGTCCAGACGACGGCAGGCACCGTCAAGCGTGTCCAAGGCTCCGCTCGTACCCAGGAGGACGCAAGGAAGAAGCTGACCGAGCTTCTTCGCCAGGCCGACGAGGGCATCCCCGTCTCGTCCGAGAACTGGACGCTGGCCGACTTCCTGACGTACTGGCTCAAGCACATCGTCAGCCAGGAAAGGCGCCCGAAGACGTACCAAGGGTACGAGGGCGTGGTCCGCCTCCACCTCATTCCTGGCCTGGGCAAGAAGCGCCTCGGCAAGCTCAACGCCCAGGACGTCCGGCTCTTCATCAATCGCGTCCGCACCGAGTGCCAGTGCTGCCGGAACGGCTGGGATGCCTCCCGCGACAAGCCCGTATGCTGCGCTCTCAAGGCCGGCGCGTGCTGTGAATCCCGGCTCTCGACCCGCATGGTCCAGTCCATCCACGCCGTCCTGCGCAACGCCCTAGAGTGCGCCGTCCGAGAGGAGATCATCTCCCGCAATGTCGCCAAGCTCGTCAAGGTGCCAGTGCCCAAGTACAAGGTCAACCGCGGCCTGACCGTCCCCCAGGCTCGCGCAGTCCTCAAGGCTGCTCAGGATCACCGGCTCTATGCCCTGTACGTCCTGGCTCTCTGCCTCGGCCTACGCCGCGGGGAACTCCTCGGACTCCGGTGGGAAGACGTCGATCTCGAAGGCGGCAAACTCGAAGTGGTCCAGAGCCTCCAGCGCGTCGCCGGCCGCCTCCAGTTTGTCCGTCCGAAGACCGCCGACTCGGAACGATCGGTGCCGCTACCTCCTATCTGCATGGAGGCCCTGAAGCAGCACCGCAAGAAGCTGTTCACGGAGCGCTCGGACCGCTGGGAGGAGTGGAAAGAACATGGCCTCGTCTTCCCGTCGCGCTGCGGCACTCCGATGGAGCCGGACAACCTACGCCGAAGCTGGGAAACCATCCGCAAGGCTGCAGGGCTCGACGAGATGCGATTCCACGACTTGCGCCACACTTGTGTGACGCTCCTGCTGAACCTCGGTGTCCCACCCCAAGTCGTCCGCGACATCGTCGGCCACAGCGACATCGAGGTGACCATGACGATCTACGCTCACGCGTCACTCGATGACAAGCGGACGGCTCTGGGCAAGCTCGGTGATGCCCTCAGCTGATCTATCCCTACTCGCTGCGCCTCAGCTCGTTTCGGCTGGGGCGCCTTCTTTCTGCTCGACCGCCTTCTCTTCGGCGGATGCCAACTCTGGCGCGCTGTTCAAGTCCTCATACGGATCTGGCCCATACAAACCAAGATCCCACCGGCATACGTTGCGTAGCTTCCCCACCAAGGGGCCTACGAGGGAAGTAAGCTCCCTGGCCTTATCCTGCTCTCCTGCTTCCAAGGCATCCTGGGCTGCTTCGCCTTCTTGAAGGAGTTGCCGCAGTACATCGCCAACAAGGGGGTGCTGCGCGTGAACATCGACCTCAAAGACCAGATCTTCGAGCTCTGCCCTGGCTGTGTGCAGTTCCTCCCCGAGGGGGTGCGGAACCTGCTTGTCGCCAACCGAAGTCGAAGCCTGCTCGGTGATCGCTTCGAGTTGCCGGCCGTATGCCGCGACCCGCCTTAACAAGGTGGCGTAGGTCTGTCGCCGTGCGTCCAGCCCCTGAACGGTGATGTCCCACTCGCGATCACGAGCTCTACGGGCTTGCTCTCTCTTGTCCTCGCGCGCCTCGGCTGCGGCCTCCTGGCGTGCCCGGAGAAAGACGGAAGCGATCGCGACCAGACTTCCGATCGCGGCGCCAAGAGCAGTCCCGATCACACCGATCCACTGAGGGGTCACAAATCCCGGAAGTTAGCTACGCATCTCCAACCCCGTCAATGATCGCCAGCGCTACAGTGGCCGACGTCGCTGTCAGCGGCTACTCGGGATGATCCCGCAGCCATGCTTCGATCAGCCGGGTCGCCAACCAGTGACCGTTGACGAAGGCGAAGTGCCCCGCCGAGACACCTGCGCCGGCGTGCGATCGCCGCCGTGGATCTGCTCCGTTGGCGAGCAGGAGCGCCGTCATGTCGACATGGAGCCGATCACCTGTTTGCGCGTGACCGTCCACTTCCACATCGATCGCGTGGTGAAGCAGCGTGAGTCCACCGTGTTCCTCGTGAACACTCAGACCTTCATCGAGGAGCCTCTGAAGCTTCTCAGCGTCCTCCATCTCGACGGCGAGATGCGCGGGAGTCATTCCGTGGTCCAACCCATGCTCCATCGCGACGTTGCTGTCACTGTTGCTGTCAGAGAAAACCAAAAAGCCTCGAACGACAATCCGTTCGAGGCGTTTTTGCAGGTCAATGGAGGTGGTCAGGGGCGGGGTCGAACCGCCGACCTTCCGCTTTTCAGGCGGACGCTCGTACCAACTGAGCTACCTGACCCAGAGCGGTCCTGACGGGACTTGAACCCGCGACCTCCACCTTGACAGGGTGGCGAGCACTCCAAACTGCTCTACAGGACCTTGCGTTTCTTGCTGTTTGCGCTCGTTTAGCTTACCAGCTCTTCGGTGGTCTTCGACCATCCGTTTTTCCGGTGCGCTAACCGCTCGCAGTGCCCCCAACGGGATTCGAACCCGTGCCGCCGCCTTGAAAGGGCGGTGTCCTAGGCCGCTAGACGATGGGGGCTCAGGATTCCCTGTCGCCTTCCGTCGGAGACCTCTGAAGCATAGGGGACGATTGCCCCTGATGCCAAAGTGGCTTACCGGCGGACGGCGATTGCGTGCCAGTGATCGGTCCCGTTGGCGACGGGGCGTTCGTTGGCTCCGGGGAAATCATACGTTGTGGGTCGGGCTCCACGTGACGCTGGATGTAGACCGACTGCTCCCCCAGGCCGCCCAGCGTGATGTCGTCCCATGCCTGCATGCGCTTCGTCTCCCTGTCGAAGTACAGAACCGAGGCCTGGACCGGTGTGGGCTGGGCGTGTTCGAGGGCGCGCAGGCCGGCGCCGCCGGTCGAGCCCTGGACGAGGAGGCGGGTGCCCGAGGGGAGCATGGACGTCTTCCGGGCGTGGGTGTGGCCGGCGAGGATCATGGGGGCCGCGCCGGAGAAGCCCTTGCCGACGTCCGGGTCGTGGACGGCGATCACGTCCGGCTGGTTCACCTTGGCGAGGTGGGAGCGGGCGTACGCGCCGAGCACGGCCGGGTCCGAGTCGGCGGCGACGGACTTGTCCGGGGTGAAGCGGGGGTCGCCCAGGCCGTAGATCTTCAGGCCCGCCACGGTCTCGGTGGTGTCGTCCAGGACCACGGAGTTCTTCTGCTTCTCGACCGCTTTCTGGGTGGTCATCGAGTCGTGGTTGCCGCGTACGTACACGTACGGGACTCCGAGGCGGCTGATCTCGTCCACGAACTTGTTCTCGGCCTTGGTGCCATGGTCGGAAATGTCGCCCGTGTCGATGACCATGTCCACGCTGAACTGGTCCTTGAGGGAGCGGATGACGTTCCAGGCGATGGGGTTGATGTGGATGTCGGAGACGTGCAGGACCCGGATGGTCTTGGGGTTGGCGTCGTACAGCGGCAGGGTGGAGACCGTGTCGTACAGTTTGGAGACGTTCGTGACGAGTTTGGTGAGTTGCGAGCGGTACGACTCGAAACGCGTGACGATCGACTCGGCGCTGCCCACGAGCGACGG
This region includes:
- a CDS encoding metallophosphoesterase family protein, which translates into the protein MLLVAAVGAWLGIFLSGTVRAQVGPVETGMSLRPAWSGETIVDASPLGTLTFRTHDAPLRLRITLENIDQERAKSLIEDPRLADRLPGLVEGDLLDGVRALVIRSLLCAGAGALIAVLMVFRRPRVALMGLLAASVALAGTGALAALTFRPSSLVEPRYSGLVAAAPSLVGSAESIVTRFESYRSQLTKLVTNVSKLYDTVSTLPLYDANPKTIRVLHVSDIHINPIAWNVIRSLKDQFSVDMVIDTGDISDHGTKAENKFVDEISRLGVPYVYVRGNHDSMTTQKAVEKQKNSVVLDDTTETVAGLKIYGLGDPRFTPDKSVAADSDPAVLGAYARSHLAKVNQPDVIAVHDPDVGKGFSGAAPMILAGHTHARKTSMLPSGTRLLVQGSTGGAGLRALEHAQPTPVQASVLYFDRETKRMQAWDDITLGGLGEQSVYIQRHVEPDPQRMISPEPTNAPSPTGPITGTQSPSAGKPLWHQGQSSPMLQRSPTEGDRES